A genomic window from Salvia miltiorrhiza cultivar Shanhuang (shh) chromosome 5, IMPLAD_Smil_shh, whole genome shotgun sequence includes:
- the LOC131024546 gene encoding protein IWS1 homolog 1-like isoform X1, protein MEHENEPYRDEDGKLLVDLDKNVGSEGNVAGSNHNERPPTPVYDGSNSKCRKLVIKIKSGVGSVPAPTPVNNDSNSKCRKLLIKFKSDRESGPVLDGDGVQELVRDDYTDGRKGMKKKKKGENRRSMGKKGKVEKGEKKPRVRKRGGEERAHDEDDEIKEMWDAIVGGNCEDDNDDVRTGDEDKPIDDSGVDPSHHYGSDNEHSPNQVSQPEVETEDNEIENLFKFGKKKKKETSPSATRLLVDSVLAELNLAAVQDAELNRQEKPCITKLRHLSLLTDIIPRKHLQQEFLDRGVLLVFKKWLEPVPDGSFPNINVREAVFKCLNDLYIDLDRKDRVKQLAKSNVGKAVMFFSKYDGETKANRQLAKQLVEKWSRVVFNLSTDYGDMKFYEVQKTYRRPPVKKATMGNAAAGASQDDDLDLRKLSLAQSSGASSSRQHASRPEAMTMDFVVRPQSKVDPEAVRAQAQRKVQDQHRAKVDSSFTKQVSDGTNIFQNLGLSIYTGVHSVRKYFKTSPDLLKTVEVSCSYDFIRH, encoded by the exons ATGGAGCATGAGAACGAACC TTACCGTGATGAAGATGGCAAGCTGTTGGTGGACTTAGACAAGAATGTCGGATCTGAAGGGAATGTTGCTGGCTCTAACCACAATGAGAGACCCCCAACTCCAGTGTATGATGGCTCAAATTCGAAGTGTCGGAAGCtagtcataaaaataaaatctggtGTAGGATCAGTTCCCGCCCCAACTCCAGTGAATAATGACTCAAATTCAAAATGTCGGAAGCTACTCATAAAATTTAAATCTGATCGAGAGTCAGGCCCTGTGTTGGATGGCGATGGTGTTCAGGAATTGGTGAGAGATGACTACACAGATGGCAGAAaggggatgaagaagaagaagaaaggagaGAATAGGAGAAGTATGGGGAAAAAGGGGAAAGTGGAAAAAGGAGAGAAGAAACCCAGGGTCCGGAAGCGTGGGGGTGAGGAAAGGGCACATGACGAggatgatgagattaaagagaTGTGGGATGCAATTGTGGGTGGAAATTGCGAG GATGACAATGATGATGTTAGGACTGGGGATGAGGATAAACCCATCGATGACAGTGGTGTAGATCCTTCTCACCATTATGGAAGTGACAATGAACATTCTCCGAATCAAGTTTCCCAG CCCGAAGTGGAAACGGAGGACAATGAAATAGAGAACCTCTTCAAATttggaaagaagaagaagaaggaaacaAGTCCTTCCGCAACTAGATTGCTAGTCGACAGTGTCTTGGCTGAGCTTAATCTTGCTGCTGTACAAGATGCGGAGCTCAATAGACAGGAGAAACCTTGCATAACAAAGTTGAGGCATCTATCTCTGTTGACAGATATCATCCCAAG AAAACACCTTCAGCAAGAGTTTCTTGATCGTGGAGTTTTACTTGTTTTTAAAAAATGGCTCGAGCCCGTACCAGATGGAAGCTTTCCCAATATTAATGTCCGTGAAGCTGTGTTCAAGTGCCTAAATGAT CTCTACATTGACTTGGACCGGAAGGACCGCGTAAAACAACTAGCCAAGAGCAACGTTGGAAAG GCCGTTATGTTTTTCTCCAAGTATGATGGGGAAACTAAGGCCAATCGCCAGCTTGCCAAACAATTGGTGGAAAAATGG AGCCGAGTTGTTTTTAATTTGAGCACGGATTATGGGGACATGAAATTCTACGAGGTCCAAAAAACCTACAGGAGGCCTCCAGTTAAAAA AGCAACAATGGGTAATGCTGCTGCAGGGGCATCACAGGATGATGACCTGGATTTACGCAAACTTTCACT GGCGCAAAGTTCCGGAGCATCGTCTTCGAGGCAACATGCCTCTAGGCCTGAAGCGATGACCATGGACTTTGTGGTCCGTCCCCAATCAAAGGTTGATCCAGAAGCAGTACGGGCCCAGGCTCAAAGAAAGGTGCAGGATCAACACAGAGCAAAGGTTGATAGTTCTTTTACTAAACAAGTCTCAGATGGAACCAACATTTTTCAAAACTTAGGGCTTAGTATATATACAGGCGTACATAGCGTAAGAAAATATTTCAAAACTTCTCCTGATCTCCTTAAAACTGTTGAAGTATCTTGCTCATATGATTTTATTCGCCACTGA
- the LOC131024546 gene encoding protein IWS1 homolog 1-like isoform X2 translates to MEHENEPYRDEDGKLLVDLDKNVGSEGNVAGSNHNERPPTPVYDGSNSKCRKLVIKIKSGVGSVPAPTPVNNDSNSKCRKLLIKFKSDRESGPVLDGDGVQELVRDDYTDGRKGMKKKKKGENRRSMGKKGKVEKGEKKPRVRKRGGEERAHDEDDEIKEMWDAIVGGNCEDDNDDVRTGDEDKPIDDSGVDPSHHYGSDNEHSPNQVSQPEVETEDNEIENLFKFGKKKKKETSPSATRLLVDSVLAELNLAAVQDAELNRQEKPCITKLRHLSLLTDIIPRKHLQQEFLDRGVLLVFKKWLEPVPDGSFPNINVREAVFKCLNDLYIDLDRKDRVKQLAKSNVGKAVMFFSKYDGETKANRQLAKQLVEKWSRVVFNLSTDYGDMKFYEVQKTYRRPPVKKATMGNAAAGASQDDDLDLRKLSLAQSSGASSSRQHASRPEAMTMDFVVRPQSKVDPEAVRAQAQRKVQDQHRAKLSKKLEQMKAPKRQKLQAVKPSVGGRGMDL, encoded by the exons ATGGAGCATGAGAACGAACC TTACCGTGATGAAGATGGCAAGCTGTTGGTGGACTTAGACAAGAATGTCGGATCTGAAGGGAATGTTGCTGGCTCTAACCACAATGAGAGACCCCCAACTCCAGTGTATGATGGCTCAAATTCGAAGTGTCGGAAGCtagtcataaaaataaaatctggtGTAGGATCAGTTCCCGCCCCAACTCCAGTGAATAATGACTCAAATTCAAAATGTCGGAAGCTACTCATAAAATTTAAATCTGATCGAGAGTCAGGCCCTGTGTTGGATGGCGATGGTGTTCAGGAATTGGTGAGAGATGACTACACAGATGGCAGAAaggggatgaagaagaagaagaaaggagaGAATAGGAGAAGTATGGGGAAAAAGGGGAAAGTGGAAAAAGGAGAGAAGAAACCCAGGGTCCGGAAGCGTGGGGGTGAGGAAAGGGCACATGACGAggatgatgagattaaagagaTGTGGGATGCAATTGTGGGTGGAAATTGCGAG GATGACAATGATGATGTTAGGACTGGGGATGAGGATAAACCCATCGATGACAGTGGTGTAGATCCTTCTCACCATTATGGAAGTGACAATGAACATTCTCCGAATCAAGTTTCCCAG CCCGAAGTGGAAACGGAGGACAATGAAATAGAGAACCTCTTCAAATttggaaagaagaagaagaaggaaacaAGTCCTTCCGCAACTAGATTGCTAGTCGACAGTGTCTTGGCTGAGCTTAATCTTGCTGCTGTACAAGATGCGGAGCTCAATAGACAGGAGAAACCTTGCATAACAAAGTTGAGGCATCTATCTCTGTTGACAGATATCATCCCAAG AAAACACCTTCAGCAAGAGTTTCTTGATCGTGGAGTTTTACTTGTTTTTAAAAAATGGCTCGAGCCCGTACCAGATGGAAGCTTTCCCAATATTAATGTCCGTGAAGCTGTGTTCAAGTGCCTAAATGAT CTCTACATTGACTTGGACCGGAAGGACCGCGTAAAACAACTAGCCAAGAGCAACGTTGGAAAG GCCGTTATGTTTTTCTCCAAGTATGATGGGGAAACTAAGGCCAATCGCCAGCTTGCCAAACAATTGGTGGAAAAATGG AGCCGAGTTGTTTTTAATTTGAGCACGGATTATGGGGACATGAAATTCTACGAGGTCCAAAAAACCTACAGGAGGCCTCCAGTTAAAAA AGCAACAATGGGTAATGCTGCTGCAGGGGCATCACAGGATGATGACCTGGATTTACGCAAACTTTCACT GGCGCAAAGTTCCGGAGCATCGTCTTCGAGGCAACATGCCTCTAGGCCTGAAGCGATGACCATGGACTTTGTGGTCCGTCCCCAATCAAAGGTTGATCCAGAAGCAGTACGGGCCCAGGCTCAAAGAAAGGTGCAGGATCAACACAGAGCAAAG CTGAGCAAGAAATTGGAACAGATGAAAGCACCTAAGCGGCAGAAACTCCAGGCTGTGAAACCGAGCGTGGGGGGTCGTGGCATGGATCTCTAA
- the LOC131024554 gene encoding phenylcoumaran benzylic ether reductase TP7-like: MGEKILIIGGTGYIGKFVVEASAKSGHPTYALMREASLSDPAKSQLVETFKKSGVTILTGDLNDHESLVKAIKQVDVVISTVGFMQIADQYKIIAAIKEAGNVKRFLPSEFGNDIDRGHAVDPINPNLQLKVEIRRAIEAEGIPYTYVVCNLIASFALSSFLQLGATAPPRDKVVIPGNGNVQAVFNEEHDIGAYTIKATVDPRTLNKILYIKPPHNIYSFNELVHCWEKKIGKTLDKIYVPEEEILKQMKESALNVIVWINHSIFVKGDQTYFEIDPTVGVEASQLYPDVKYTTVDDYLNNFV; encoded by the exons ATGGGAGAGAAGATCTTGATAATCGGTGGAACAGGATACATCGGCAAATTCGTAGTTGAAGCCAGCGCCAAATCTGGGCATCCCACTTATGCTTTGATGAGAGAGGCATCCCTCTCTGATCCAGCCAAATCCCAGCTCGTTGAGACCTTCAAGAAATCTGGTGTCACCATCCTAACT GGAGATCTGAATGATCATGAGAGCTTGGTGAAGGCTATAAAGCAAGTAGATGTGGTTATATCAACTGTAGGCTTCATGCAGATTGCTGATCAATATAAGATTATTGCTGCTATTAAAGAGGCTGGAAATGTTAAG AGGTTCCTACCTTCAGAATTTGGAAACGATATCGACCGTGGGCATGCCGTGGATCCCATAAACCCAAATTTGCAACTTAAGGTAGAAATCCGCAGAGCAATAGAGGCAGAGGGCATTCCCTACACCTACGTGGTGTGCAACTTGATTGCCAGCTTCGCGCTCTCGAGTTTTCTGCAACTGGGCGCCACTGCTCCTCCCAGAGACAAAGTAGTTATCCCTGGAAATGGAAATGTTCAAg CTGTGTTCAACGAGGAACATGACATTGGTGCATACACCATCAAAGCTACGGTTGATCCCAGAACATTGAACAAGATCCTTTACATTAAGCCTCCTCACAACATATATTCATTCAATGAGCTTGTTCATTGCTGGGAGAAGAAGATCGGCAAAACCCTCGACAAAATATACGTGCCAGAGGAAGAAATTCTGAAGCAGATGAAAGAGTCAGCATTAAATGTGATAGTGTGGATCAACCACTCCATATTCGTCAAGGGTGATCAGACCTATTTTGAGATTGATCCAACGGTGGGGGTTGAGGCTTCCCAGCTCTATCCTGATGTCAAATACACCACCGTGGACGACTATCTCAATAACTTCGTGTAG
- the LOC131026024 gene encoding uncharacterized protein LOC131026024, whose protein sequence is MDTTSTNLPSLHPISVKLDRTNYNFWKTQVYATACAYGFNDLLLRDTAPSPTLSSTFDAESISNPEYLAWLRKDQFSKARAAQLRLQLQTLKKGDSSIDDYILKFRGISDQLHNIGQAIPESDLVNYVLAGLGPEYESVSVFLQARCEELSVDDTQFALQTHEIRLLNQSTAANTTAFTASSTQQQPNHQANIAYNQQNQRGRGGRSSNRSSGNRGGRGGGDSY, encoded by the exons ATGGATACTACATCCACCAATCTTCCTTCGCTTCATCCTATTAGCGTGAAACTTGATCGCACCAATTACAACTTCTGGAAAACTCAAGTCTATGCTACAGCCTGCGCCTATGGATTCAATGATCTTCTTCTTCGCGACACAGCTCCGTCGCCGACTCTTTCATCTACATTTGATGCTGAATCAATCTCCAATCCAGAGTATCTTGCGTGGTTGCGCAAGGATCAATTT TCAAAAGCTCGAGCAGCTCAACTACGTCTCCAACTCCAGACATTGAAGAAAGGAGACTCTTCAATCGATGATTACATCCTCAAATTCCGCGGAATTTCTGATCAATTACACAACATTGGTCAAGCTATTCCAGAATCTGATCTTGTCAACTATGTTTTGGCTGGCCTTGGTCCAGAATATGAAAGTGTCTCAGTTTTCCTTCAAGCACGATGTGAAGAACTCAGCGTCGATGACACTCAATTTGCTTTGCAAACTCATGAGATTCGTCTTCTCAATCAATCCACTGCAGCCAATACTACTGCCTTTACTGCTTCATCCACACAACAACAACCAAATCATCAAGCAAATATAGCCTACAATCAACAAAACCAAAGAGGTCGTGGTGGCAGATCTAGCAACCGTAGCTCAGGTAATCGAGGTGGCAGAGGTGGCGGTGACAG CTAttag
- the LOC131024544 gene encoding tetrahydroberberine oxidase-like encodes MKPPSISSLAFILVLIISCSWAASADDHDDFLECLTEEFQNYSTISNDVYTIANSSYTSILQFSIRNLRFGSASTPKPQVIITPEHESQIPPIIHCAKDNDLEVRTRSGGHDMEGLSYVSQVPFVIIDLINLSEITVDAENKTAWVEAGATIGSLNYRIAEKSPILGFPVGVCPTVGVGGHFSGGGYGPMLRKYGLAADNIIDARIINANGRILDRKSMGEDLFWAIRGGGGASFGVITAWKIQLVDVPETVTVFSVRRTSEQNATQLIHRWQDVAPKLDKDLFIGVILSRVNSSQEGRNATIQANFWSLFLGGVDRLLPMLQESYPELGVERQDCIEMSWIESVLYFSEAPVIPASQRQPLEVLLNRTQPNLVNLKVKSDYVQKPIPELGLQGIERLLYEAEIQSFVLMIPYGGRMSEISESETPFPHRAANLYKIASTVYWQGNEGGDSERYIGWSRRYYSYMAPYVSSSPREAYLNYRDVDIGVNKVVGETSYEEASIWGKAYYKDNFDRLVRVKTVVDPENFFKNEQSIPSSHSDKDD; translated from the coding sequence ATGAAACCTCCTTCCATCTCATCCCTCGCATTCATTCTTGTTCTCATCATCTCGTGCTCATGGGCAGCTTCTGCCGATGATCACGACGATTTTCTCGAATGTCTCACTGAAGAATTCCAGAATTACTCCACGATTTCAAACGATGTTTACACCATCGCCAACTCATCATACACTTCCATCCTTCAATTCTCCATCCGAAACCTGAGATTCGGGTCGGCATCAACTCCAAAACCGCAAGTGATCATAACCCCGGAGCACGAATCCCAAATCCCGCCCATCATACACTGCGCCAAAGATAATGATCTGGAAGTCAGAACTCGAAGTGGTGGCCATGACATGGAGGGACTATCTTACGTCTCACAAGTCCCATTCGTGATCATTGATCTGATCAATCTCAGCGAAATCACAGTCGACGCTGAGAATAAAACTGCGTGGGTTGAAGCAGGTGCCACCATCGGTTCTTTAAACTACAGGATTGCAGAAAAAAGTCCAATTCTGGGATTTCCAGTTGGTGTCTGCCCAACAGTCGGTGTCGGCGGGCACTTCAGTGGAGGGGGCTACGGCCCCATGTTGAGAAAATACGGTCTGGCTGCGGACAACATTATCGATGCAAGAATAATCAACGCCAACGGCAGAATTCTCGACAGAAAATCAATGGGCGAAGACCTGTTCTGGGCCATCAGAGGCGGCGGGGGAGCCAGCTTCGGCGTGATCACCGCCTGGAAGATACAACTGGTGGACGTTCCAGAAACCGTCACTGTTTTCTCAGTGCGCAGGACGTCGGAACAGAATGCGACGCAACTCATTCACCGCTGGCAAGACGTGGCTCCCAAACTCGACAAAGATCTCTTCATCGGTGTCATCTTGAGCAGGGTGAATTCCAGCCAAGAGGGAAGGAACGCGACCATCCAAGCCAATTTCTGGTCACTTTTCCTCGGTGGAGTCGACAGATTACTTCCAATGCTGCAAGAAAGTTACCCTGAGTTGGGCGTGGAAAGACAAGACTGCATCGAGATGAGTTGGATCGAATCAGTGCTATATTTTTCGGAAGCCCCCGTGATACCGGCTTCGCAGCGACAGCCACTTGAAGTTTTGCTTAACAGAACTCAGCCAAATCTAGTAAACCTGAAAGTGAAATCAGATTACGTGCAGAAACCCATTCCCGAATTAGGGCTACAAGGGATTGAGAGACTGTTATACGAAGCAGAGATCCAGTCTTTTGTCCTGATGATCCCATATGGTGGAAGAATGTCTGAAATTTCTGAATCGGAAACTCCATTCCCTCATAGAGCTGCAAACTTGTACAAAATTGCTAGCACGGTGTATTGGCAGGGCAACGAGGGTGGAGATTCGGAGAGGTACATAGGTTGGAGCAGAAGGTATTACAGTTACATGGCTCCTTATGTGTCGAGCTCGCCCCGAGAAGCATATCTCAACTACAGAGATGTCGACATTGGAGTGAATAAGGTTGTTGGTGAGACGAGCTATGAAGAAGCCAGCATTTGGGGGAAGGCGTATTACAAGGACAATTTCGATCGTCTTGTTCGGGTGAAAACAGTGGTTGATCCGGAGAATTTCTTCAAGAATGAGCAGAGCATTCCGTCGTCGCATTCCGACAAAGATGATTAG